Proteins co-encoded in one Rhodothermales bacterium genomic window:
- a CDS encoding dihydrodipicolinate synthase family protein has translation MEHRLPDGVYAASLTPLTADLKVDHPRLAAHARWLLDSGCAGLAIMGTTGEAVSFSVSERTELLERLLDAGIPPSRIMLGVGCCALPDTVALARHALDHGVHGLLVLPPFYYKNVRDAGLIAAFDALIQQIGSASPEVYLYHFPQMTGVPFSLSVIDRLLAAYPGVVVGVKDSGGNVENMRAMAQAFPGFRVFAGSEKFLVDVLRAGGAGCISATVNLTARLAAEVYDAWQSPQADDLQRRMSAVRQAIESFPMIPALKLLTELRTGAEGWRHMRPPVTPLTPSEEDALQAAYAAALAEVQSPV, from the coding sequence ATGGAGCATCGCCTGCCCGACGGCGTCTACGCCGCCAGCCTCACGCCGCTGACGGCGGATCTGAAGGTCGACCACCCCCGCCTGGCCGCGCATGCGCGGTGGTTGCTCGACAGCGGTTGCGCGGGTCTGGCGATCATGGGGACCACCGGCGAAGCGGTGAGCTTCAGTGTGTCCGAACGGACGGAACTGCTCGAACGCCTGTTGGACGCCGGCATCCCGCCTTCCCGCATCATGCTCGGCGTGGGCTGCTGCGCCCTGCCGGACACAGTGGCCCTCGCGCGGCATGCGCTCGATCATGGAGTCCATGGCCTGCTGGTGCTGCCGCCGTTTTATTACAAAAACGTGCGCGACGCCGGCCTCATCGCCGCGTTCGACGCGCTCATTCAGCAGATCGGCTCCGCATCGCCCGAAGTCTATCTTTATCATTTTCCCCAGATGACCGGCGTCCCCTTTTCCCTGTCCGTCATTGATCGGCTGCTGGCCGCCTATCCGGGTGTCGTCGTCGGGGTGAAGGATTCGGGCGGGAACGTGGAGAACATGCGCGCCATGGCGCAGGCGTTTCCTGGCTTCCGGGTGTTCGCCGGCAGCGAGAAGTTTTTGGTGGATGTGCTACGCGCCGGCGGAGCCGGCTGCATATCCGCCACCGTCAACCTCACGGCCCGCCTCGCGGCGGAGGTGTATGATGCCTGGCAGTCCCCACAGGCGGACGACCTCCAGCGCCGCATGTCCGCTGTCCGGCAGGCCATCGAGTCCTTCCCCATGATTCCTGCGCTCAAATTGCTGACCGAGCTTCGAACCGGAGCCGAAGGGTGGCGTCACATGAGACCGCCGGTCACGCCGCTGACGCCCTCGGAGGAGGACGCCCTCCAGGCCGCCTACGCGGCGGCTCTGGCGGAGGTCCAATCCCCCGTTTAA